In Anabaena sphaerica FACHB-251, a single window of DNA contains:
- the pdhA gene encoding pyruvate dehydrogenase (acetyl-transferring) E1 component subunit alpha encodes MVQERTLPKFDAATVQITKEEGLGLYEDMVLGRFFEDKCAEMYYRGKMFGFVHLYNGQEAVCSGIIKGAMRPGEDFVSSTYRDHVHALSAGVPAREVMAELFGKATGCSKGRGGSMHMFSAEHRLLGGYAFVAEGIPVAAGAAFQSKYRREVLGDKNADQVTACFFGDGAANNGQFFETLNMAALWKLPILFVVENNKWAIGMAHDRATSDPEIYKKASVFNMVGVEVDGMDVLAVRQVAQEAVARARAGEGPTLIEAMTYRFRGHSLADPDELRSKEEKEFWFSRDPIKKLAAYLVEQNLATEAELKDIEKKIQEVIDDAVKFAESSPEPDASELYRFIFAEDE; translated from the coding sequence ATGGTTCAAGAACGCACGTTACCCAAATTTGATGCTGCCACCGTCCAGATTACCAAAGAAGAAGGACTGGGATTATACGAAGACATGGTTTTGGGGCGATTTTTTGAAGACAAATGCGCCGAAATGTACTACCGAGGCAAAATGTTTGGTTTTGTCCACTTGTACAACGGTCAAGAAGCCGTTTGCAGTGGTATCATCAAAGGAGCAATGCGACCAGGTGAAGACTTCGTTTCCAGTACCTACCGTGACCACGTTCACGCTTTGAGCGCCGGAGTTCCAGCCAGAGAGGTAATGGCAGAATTATTTGGTAAAGCCACAGGTTGCAGCAAAGGGCGCGGTGGTTCCATGCATATGTTTTCAGCCGAACACCGTTTATTAGGTGGCTATGCTTTCGTGGCTGAAGGTATTCCTGTTGCGGCTGGTGCAGCTTTTCAAAGCAAATACCGTCGGGAAGTCTTGGGAGACAAGAACGCTGATCAAGTAACCGCTTGTTTCTTTGGTGATGGTGCTGCTAACAACGGTCAATTTTTCGAGACATTAAATATGGCAGCGTTATGGAAACTGCCAATTTTATTTGTGGTAGAAAATAATAAATGGGCAATTGGCATGGCTCATGATCGCGCCACATCAGATCCTGAAATTTACAAAAAAGCCAGCGTGTTTAACATGGTAGGCGTAGAAGTAGATGGTATGGATGTTTTAGCCGTTCGCCAAGTTGCCCAAGAAGCCGTAGCCCGCGCCCGTGCAGGTGAAGGACCTACCCTCATTGAAGCCATGACCTATCGCTTCCGGGGTCACTCTTTAGCTGACCCAGACGAACTGCGTAGCAAAGAAGAAAAAGAATTTTGGTTTTCTCGTGACCCAATTAAAAAGTTAGCTGCTTATTTAGTAGAACAAAACCTCGCTACAGAAGCAGAACTTAAAGACATTGAGAAGAAAATTCAGGAAGTCATCGATGATGCGGTGAAATTCGCAGAAAGCAGTCCTGAACCAGATGCCAGCGAATTATATCGCTTTATTTTTGCCGAAGACGAGTAA
- a CDS encoding aldose epimerase, with protein sequence MFTITQQQQQYKTYVLSDETAGSQLEVVPERGGIITRWRIQGEEILYLDVERFTNPELSIRGGVPILFPICGNLPDNTYTYDGKQYTLKQHGFGRDLPWDVTEQVTQNKASLSVVFKSNEVTRAVYPFDFQLTFTYTLQGNSLVIDQVYQNLSAVPMPFSAGFHPYFQCGDKSQLEFDIPSGQYLDQKTKEMHPFNGNFDFERDEIDFAFGHLRSQSAAVTDHSRKLKLTLDYDDIYAMLVFWTLKGKDFYCLEPWTAGRNSLNSGENLTVLEPGASKTTSVKLTVDFF encoded by the coding sequence GTGTTTACCATCACTCAACAACAGCAACAATACAAAACCTACGTCCTTTCTGATGAAACCGCTGGTTCTCAACTGGAAGTAGTACCAGAAAGAGGCGGTATTATTACCCGTTGGCGAATTCAAGGTGAGGAAATTCTCTATTTAGATGTGGAAAGGTTCACTAACCCAGAGTTAAGTATTCGCGGTGGTGTACCAATTTTATTTCCCATCTGCGGTAACTTACCAGATAATACCTACACCTACGACGGGAAACAATATACTCTCAAACAACATGGCTTTGGGCGAGATTTACCTTGGGATGTGACAGAACAAGTCACACAAAATAAGGCAAGTTTAAGCGTAGTTTTCAAGAGTAATGAGGTAACACGCGCTGTTTATCCTTTTGATTTTCAGCTAACTTTTACCTACACGCTGCAAGGTAATTCTTTGGTGATTGACCAAGTTTATCAAAATCTGTCTGCTGTACCTATGCCTTTTTCGGCTGGGTTTCATCCCTATTTTCAATGTGGTGATAAGTCGCAGTTAGAGTTTGATATTCCCTCTGGACAGTATCTAGACCAGAAGACCAAGGAAATGCACCCGTTTAATGGTAATTTCGATTTTGAACGGGATGAGATAGATTTTGCCTTTGGTCATTTGCGGAGTCAGTCGGCTGCGGTGACAGATCATAGCCGCAAGTTGAAGTTGACTCTTGATTATGACGATATCTATGCTATGCTGGTTTTCTGGACGCTCAAGGGTAAGGATTTTTATTGTCTGGAACCTTGGACGGCTGGCCGCAACTCGCTGAATTCTGGTGAAAATCTGACTGTGTTAGAGCCAGGAGCAAGCAAAACCACCTCTGTGAAATTAACGGTGGATTTTTTCTAA
- a CDS encoding HipA-like protein, producing the protein MNPDEEFPIILVTQDHYELANNEVIGTNTKFWFEHQELGYCLYKQNKSQYIGQDWSEKVASELCELLRLPHAIYYLAETWEGDRGIVSPSFLPKDATLIHGNEILTRILPNYPTFENYGVSQHTIDIVLSVLAEEHINFPIDWIAPSNIQKSVEVFVGYLMLDAWIGNGDRHHLNWGLINRKLTPHTRETIHLAQTYDHASSLGRELYDEKRQKLSVDSYIKKCKSAFYANSEDKKSLKTFDVFHQVALLYPQAAIMWLEHLERISTKETRVIFNRIPKNRMSNIAIEFAQNILDLNQKKLLNFKELLT; encoded by the coding sequence ATGAACCCAGATGAAGAATTTCCTATTATTCTTGTTACGCAAGATCATTATGAACTTGCAAATAATGAGGTAATAGGGACTAATACCAAGTTTTGGTTTGAGCATCAAGAGCTTGGTTATTGCTTGTATAAACAGAACAAATCCCAATATATAGGACAGGATTGGTCTGAAAAAGTTGCATCTGAATTGTGTGAGCTTTTAAGATTACCCCATGCTATTTATTATCTAGCAGAAACTTGGGAAGGAGATCGTGGTATAGTTTCACCTTCATTTTTACCAAAAGATGCAACACTAATTCATGGTAATGAAATTCTCACTCGAATTTTGCCAAACTATCCCACTTTTGAAAATTATGGTGTGTCACAACATACAATAGATATTGTGTTGAGTGTACTGGCAGAAGAACATATCAATTTTCCAATTGATTGGATAGCACCAAGTAATATTCAGAAATCTGTAGAAGTGTTTGTTGGCTACCTGATGTTAGATGCTTGGATTGGTAATGGCGATCGCCATCATCTTAACTGGGGTTTAATAAACCGTAAATTGACACCCCATACCAGAGAAACTATACACTTAGCACAAACCTATGATCATGCTTCTTCTTTAGGAAGGGAACTATATGATGAAAAAAGACAAAAACTATCAGTAGATTCATATATCAAAAAATGCAAATCTGCTTTTTATGCTAATTCAGAAGATAAAAAATCTCTGAAAACTTTTGATGTATTTCACCAAGTTGCCCTTCTTTATCCCCAAGCAGCTATAATGTGGTTAGAACATCTTGAACGTATATCTACAAAAGAGACTCGCGTAATTTTTAACCGCATTCCCAAAAATCGTATGTCAAATATAGCAATTGAATTTGCACAAAATATTCTAGATTTAAACCAAAAGAAATTACTTAATTTCAAGGAATTATTAACATGA
- a CDS encoding HIRAN domain-containing protein: protein MKKPQTLFLTWQDTHSRSWFTIGKLTYDGKQYQFVYTQGVKEAQNQCQFQPLYSFPDFNKVYTSIHLFPVFANRLMSPSRPDYTNFIQWLNITPAEDNSLEILARSGGERETDSLAVFPCPEPDLEGQYQLYFFAHGLRHLPKCAIERINNFAPKEKLWLAHEFQNLYDTKALTLNTEDHHIVGYCPRYLRSEIFDLIGNNPSSVRLEVERINLSPTPLQFRLLCHITAVCKNDFRPFSSPEYQPLAVDHLVNVG from the coding sequence ATGAAAAAACCGCAAACATTATTCCTAACTTGGCAAGATACTCACAGTCGTTCATGGTTTACCATTGGTAAATTGACTTATGATGGTAAACAATATCAATTTGTTTATACCCAAGGAGTAAAAGAAGCTCAGAATCAATGCCAATTTCAACCTTTATATTCATTCCCTGATTTTAACAAAGTATATACATCAATCCATTTATTTCCCGTTTTTGCTAATCGTTTAATGTCTCCTTCCCGACCTGATTATACTAATTTTATTCAATGGTTAAATATTACCCCAGCAGAAGATAATTCTTTGGAAATTTTAGCCCGTAGTGGTGGAGAAAGAGAGACAGATAGTCTTGCTGTTTTTCCATGTCCAGAACCAGATTTAGAAGGACAATATCAATTGTACTTTTTTGCTCATGGACTGCGACATTTGCCTAAATGTGCAATTGAGAGAATTAATAATTTCGCGCCAAAAGAAAAATTATGGTTAGCTCATGAATTTCAAAACCTTTATGATACTAAGGCGTTAACTTTAAACACAGAAGACCATCATATTGTAGGTTATTGTCCGCGTTACTTACGAAGTGAAATTTTCGATCTTATTGGGAATAACCCTAGTTCAGTTAGGCTGGAAGTAGAGCGTATCAATTTATCACCTACACCGCTTCAGTTTCGTTTATTATGTCACATTACTGCTGTGTGTAAAAATGATTTTCGCCCCTTTTCCAGTCCTGAATATCAACCGTTAGCAGTGGATCATTTGGTTAATGTTGGTTAA
- a CDS encoding DUF3370 domain-containing protein: MLSALLGLTLAQATPATPPPEEVVQPQEVRTLPGRLDSVPVFNSNSPELVLKEGILLSTFPGDGKKVPTAHLNFPFRGRFDVFAHHVAKADPPENLRSLYQGIMLHNPGTKPVKVNILQGSSYLSQPDAPFIELDSFIPNDSGTVFAGPGSRVMSDVLRGRRQNIFPAQIVIPPGESQMLLNLPIPVQGLTPPLNGRSTYMRLLSNGTVYAASLAMFAQTNADGSERAPNLAEWQNLLNNGELSTPRDKTPTPIEGIGKPAIYGRVAGVARGSQWRSLLVDNPQTKYLTIPQPGQAFSYPLSTLHGGTFGTGQVQSAPMLVRYPDTAYFAHGNYGIQYSLRLPLFNNSQSQQNVSLSLQTPIKEDQLTKSGLRFFTTPARQVFFRGTVRVRYRDEQGKPTTKFVHLVQKRGQPGEPLVSLNMKPGDSSLVEVDFLYPPDASPPQVLTVTTQK; this comes from the coding sequence ATGTTGTCAGCATTACTCGGTTTGACTCTCGCTCAAGCAACTCCAGCCACACCACCACCGGAAGAAGTTGTCCAACCACAAGAGGTTAGGACATTACCAGGGCGTTTGGATAGTGTGCCAGTATTTAATAGCAATAGCCCAGAATTGGTATTAAAAGAAGGAATTTTACTTTCTACGTTTCCAGGAGATGGCAAAAAAGTACCAACGGCACATTTAAATTTTCCGTTTCGCGGGCGGTTTGATGTTTTTGCTCATCATGTTGCTAAAGCAGACCCACCGGAAAATTTACGTTCTCTTTACCAGGGAATAATGTTGCATAACCCTGGTACTAAACCAGTGAAAGTGAATATATTGCAGGGGTCTAGTTATTTAAGTCAACCAGATGCACCTTTTATTGAGTTAGATTCTTTTATTCCCAATGATTCGGGTACGGTGTTTGCTGGTCCTGGTAGTCGGGTGATGTCGGATGTATTGAGAGGAAGACGACAAAATATTTTCCCTGCTCAAATCGTCATTCCTCCAGGGGAAAGTCAGATGTTATTAAATTTACCAATTCCGGTGCAAGGATTGACTCCACCGCTGAATGGTCGATCTACATATATGCGACTGTTGAGTAATGGTACTGTGTATGCTGCTAGTTTAGCGATGTTTGCACAGACAAATGCTGATGGTAGTGAACGTGCGCCAAATTTAGCAGAGTGGCAAAATTTATTAAATAATGGTGAGTTATCGACACCTAGAGATAAAACCCCGACTCCGATAGAGGGAATTGGTAAACCTGCAATTTATGGACGTGTAGCAGGTGTTGCGCGTGGTTCTCAATGGCGATCGCTATTGGTAGATAATCCCCAAACTAAGTATTTAACAATTCCCCAACCAGGTCAAGCTTTTTCATATCCTTTAAGTACGCTGCATGGTGGTACTTTTGGCACTGGTCAAGTTCAAAGCGCACCTATGTTAGTGCGTTATCCTGATACAGCTTATTTTGCTCATGGTAATTATGGCATTCAATATAGTTTGAGGTTGCCTTTATTTAACAATTCTCAAAGTCAACAAAATGTTAGTTTATCGCTGCAAACTCCCATAAAAGAGGATCAGTTAACAAAATCAGGTTTACGCTTTTTTACTACACCAGCGCGTCAAGTTTTCTTCCGGGGAACGGTGCGGGTACGTTATCGAGATGAACAGGGTAAACCAACTACTAAGTTTGTGCATTTGGTGCAAAAGAGAGGTCAACCTGGAGAACCTTTGGTGTCATTAAATATGAAACCTGGGGATTCTTCTTTGGTGGAAGTGGATTTTCTTTATCCTCCTGATGCTTCTCCTCCACAGGTTTTAACAGTTACGACTCAGAAGTAA
- a CDS encoding peptidase C15, with the protein MQKKILLTSFNTWLSEQQSNSSDDLLLELAKMACVDHDLNFLRLLPVDVAVASSRVIAKINELQPDYVICCGMAASRQNLSVEVVASIMSVQATDISSKDCPENFLPTTLQTTVDVEQLVAGTAAVEISYDCGKFVCEGLYHSVLNYLSQSQLPIPCIFVHVPILNQENLIGILADFVLIINNLVRGNREQGTVS; encoded by the coding sequence ATGCAGAAAAAAATCTTATTAACTTCTTTTAACACTTGGCTGAGTGAACAACAGTCAAATTCTTCTGATGATTTGTTACTCGAACTAGCCAAAATGGCTTGTGTCGATCATGATTTAAATTTTCTGCGCCTGCTACCTGTAGATGTTGCGGTTGCCAGTTCTCGCGTCATTGCCAAAATCAATGAACTCCAACCTGATTATGTTATCTGTTGTGGTATGGCTGCTAGTCGGCAAAATTTAAGTGTGGAAGTCGTCGCCAGTATCATGTCTGTTCAGGCTACGGATATTTCATCTAAAGATTGTCCAGAAAATTTTTTGCCAACAACTTTGCAAACAACTGTTGATGTTGAACAATTAGTAGCTGGAACAGCGGCAGTTGAGATTAGCTACGACTGTGGTAAATTTGTGTGCGAAGGTCTTTATCATTCAGTGTTGAACTACCTGAGTCAATCTCAACTACCCATTCCTTGCATCTTTGTTCATGTCCCGATTTTGAATCAAGAAAATTTGATAGGCATTCTGGCTGATTTTGTTTTAATCATTAACAACCTGGTGAGAGGGAACAGGGAACAGGGAACAGTGTCATAA
- the hisH gene encoding imidazole glycerol phosphate synthase subunit HisH, with the protein MPVIAVVDYEMGNLHSVCKGLEKAGATPKVTYSAKELEQADAVVLPGVGAFDPAMQHLRSRGLEQPIKDVIASGKPFLGICLGLQILFESSAEGTQPGLGIVRGKVRRFRSEAGIAIPHMGWNQLQLTQPKSILWEHLPAQPWVYFVHSYYVEPTEPQIRAATVSHGSQTVTAAIAHENLMAVQFHPEKSSNIGLQVLSNFVAQVREKIPA; encoded by the coding sequence ATGCCAGTAATTGCAGTCGTAGATTACGAGATGGGAAATTTGCACTCTGTCTGTAAAGGTTTAGAAAAAGCTGGTGCAACTCCTAAAGTAACTTATTCTGCCAAGGAGTTAGAACAAGCAGATGCTGTAGTTTTGCCAGGAGTAGGAGCATTTGATCCCGCCATGCAACACTTGCGATCGCGTGGTTTGGAACAACCTATTAAGGATGTGATCGCATCTGGTAAACCCTTCTTAGGTATTTGTCTAGGACTGCAAATTTTGTTTGAATCTAGCGCCGAAGGAACTCAACCAGGACTAGGAATTGTACGCGGGAAAGTGCGGCGATTTCGTTCAGAAGCCGGTATTGCTATTCCCCACATGGGTTGGAATCAACTGCAACTGACTCAACCAAAAAGTATTTTGTGGGAACATTTACCCGCTCAACCTTGGGTTTATTTTGTCCATTCCTACTATGTTGAGCCAACTGAACCGCAAATTAGAGCAGCAACAGTGAGTCATGGTAGTCAAACAGTTACAGCTGCGATCGCTCATGAAAATCTCATGGCGGTTCAATTCCATCCAGAAAAATCCTCTAATATAGGATTGCAAGTTTTATCTAATTTTGTGGCTCAAGTTCGTGAAAAAATCCCTGCTTAA
- the rsmD gene encoding 16S rRNA (guanine(966)-N(2))-methyltransferase RsmD: MSLRIYGNRLLKTLPGQETRPTSSRVREAVFNIWQGEIDNCRWLDLCAGSGSMGAEALCRGASLVVGIEQSSRACAIIQQNWQQVANNDQKFQILRGNILQQLKKLSGQKFNRIYFDPPYASGLYEPVLEAIAHYQLLDPDGEIAVEHSPNFTPPEIPNWEICHQKVYGNTAVTFYRTMESENMD, from the coding sequence ATGAGTCTGAGAATTTACGGGAATCGTCTGTTAAAAACTTTGCCAGGGCAAGAAACTAGGCCTACCAGTTCGCGAGTACGGGAGGCAGTTTTTAATATTTGGCAGGGAGAAATTGATAATTGTCGCTGGTTGGATTTGTGCGCCGGTAGTGGTTCAATGGGTGCAGAGGCTTTATGTAGAGGAGCCAGCTTAGTAGTAGGAATTGAACAATCAAGTCGAGCCTGTGCCATTATTCAACAGAATTGGCAGCAGGTAGCTAATAATGATCAAAAATTTCAAATATTGCGGGGAAATATACTCCAGCAGTTAAAAAAATTATCAGGTCAAAAGTTTAACAGAATATATTTTGATCCACCTTATGCCAGTGGTTTATATGAGCCTGTTTTAGAAGCGATCGCTCATTATCAACTTTTAGATCCTGACGGGGAAATAGCCGTCGAACATAGTCCTAATTTTACACCCCCAGAAATCCCTAATTGGGAAATCTGCCACCAAAAAGTTTATGGCAACACAGCAGTTACCTTTTACAGAACCATGGAATCAGAAAATATGGATTGA
- the petG gene encoding cytochrome b6-f complex subunit V, translating to MVEPLLSGIVLGLIFVTLSGLFYAAYKQYKRPTELGG from the coding sequence GTGGTTGAACCCCTACTGTCAGGTATTGTTCTAGGTCTGATTTTCGTCACCCTTAGCGGACTTTTTTATGCTGCCTATAAGCAATATAAGCGCCCCACTGAGTTGGGCGGCTGA
- a CDS encoding c-type cytochrome — protein sequence MDKQLTKPETLIQWIALSALAILIAIPLAIFGVQIVQASDPYVKDVLSLTGNSVQGKAIFQTNCAVCHGWEADGFVGPSLQAVSKRKSRYGLINQVISGKTPPMPKFQPSTQEMADLLSYLESL from the coding sequence TTGGATAAGCAGCTTACCAAACCTGAAACTTTGATTCAGTGGATCGCTTTGTCGGCTTTGGCGATACTCATCGCCATCCCTTTGGCTATTTTTGGTGTTCAGATAGTTCAAGCCTCCGATCCTTACGTCAAAGATGTTTTATCACTGACAGGAAACTCAGTACAGGGAAAGGCTATCTTTCAAACCAACTGTGCTGTTTGTCACGGATGGGAAGCTGATGGATTTGTCGGACCAAGCTTACAAGCTGTCTCCAAGCGCAAATCTCGATATGGGTTGATTAACCAAGTAATTAGCGGTAAAACTCCTCCCATGCCCAAATTCCAGCCCAGCACCCAAGAAATGGCAGACCTTTTGAGTTATTTGGAAAGTCTTTGA
- a CDS encoding tetratricopeptide repeat protein: protein MDSLSINFLLEDLKNPDALVREQATRKIWRLWFQQKGISGLEKIDYSQKLMDAGEIGTAEEVLTKLIQAQPDFAEAWNRRAFLYYSVGNYHKSLDDCQMVVQLNPMHFGALHGMGLCYAALKKYREAIQTFQQALKIQPYSLVNQKLILECTIKLS from the coding sequence ATGGATTCTTTATCTATCAATTTTCTGCTGGAAGACTTGAAAAATCCTGATGCTTTAGTCCGTGAGCAAGCGACTCGAAAAATTTGGCGGCTCTGGTTTCAGCAAAAGGGAATATCTGGGCTAGAAAAGATTGACTATAGTCAAAAGCTGATGGATGCAGGGGAAATCGGCACAGCAGAAGAAGTATTAACAAAACTTATTCAAGCACAACCAGATTTTGCCGAAGCTTGGAATAGACGAGCTTTTCTATATTACAGTGTGGGCAATTATCATAAATCTCTAGATGACTGTCAGATGGTTGTGCAGCTAAATCCAATGCATTTTGGCGCACTTCATGGTATGGGCTTGTGTTACGCAGCACTAAAAAAGTATCGCGAGGCTATCCAAACTTTTCAACAAGCATTGAAAATTCAACCCTATTCCTTAGTGAATCAGAAACTGATTCTCGAATGTACAATTAAACTCAGTTAA
- a CDS encoding GTP cyclohydrolase II, with protein MPKPNSVSRHIVLTSHPSQFGPKPIPIHWGAAEPMQRGPIIATLTKQTHRNVIGTHSGSYAVYRALAVASGALQTDHRADLTNTSPVEHIGPHPSWADADKIVSIDPYGAIASEVFSTYYQQGYDIRPTIAITKAHINMPELQEAVAKGRLQVDGKIMKANGDLVVTKAAIEPVWYLPGIAKRFGITEADLRRALFEQTGGMFPELVTRSDLEVFLPPIGGLTVYIVGEIAAITDVNKPLAVRVHDECNGSDVFGSDICTCRPYLVHGIEVCVQTAQSGGAGVIVYCRKEGRALGEVTKFLVYNARKRQEGGDRADAYFARTECVAGVQDMRFQELMPDVLHWLGITRIDRMVSMSNMKFNAITDAGIEIVERVPIPEDLIPQDARVEIEAKKAAGYFTTGDVLDADSLADIKGRNLDS; from the coding sequence ATGCCAAAGCCAAATAGCGTTTCCAGGCATATTGTTCTCACTTCACATCCCAGTCAGTTTGGTCCAAAACCAATCCCCATTCATTGGGGGGCGGCTGAACCGATGCAGCGGGGTCCGATTATTGCCACGTTAACAAAGCAAACTCATCGGAATGTAATTGGTACTCATTCAGGCAGTTATGCAGTTTATCGGGCTTTAGCAGTGGCTAGTGGGGCGCTGCAAACGGATCACCGGGCAGATTTAACTAATACATCTCCAGTAGAACATATTGGACCCCATCCGAGTTGGGCTGATGCAGATAAGATAGTATCTATTGATCCTTATGGGGCGATCGCATCCGAAGTATTTAGCACTTATTATCAACAAGGGTATGATATTCGCCCGACAATTGCCATCACTAAGGCGCATATTAATATGCCCGAACTGCAAGAAGCAGTAGCAAAGGGACGCTTGCAGGTAGATGGCAAAATCATGAAAGCCAATGGTGATTTAGTAGTGACTAAAGCTGCTATTGAACCAGTATGGTATTTACCGGGAATTGCCAAACGCTTTGGCATTACAGAAGCAGATTTACGCCGCGCTTTATTTGAACAAACCGGAGGGATGTTTCCCGAACTGGTGACACGCTCAGATTTGGAAGTATTTTTACCACCAATTGGGGGATTAACAGTATATATTGTTGGGGAAATTGCGGCCATTACAGATGTCAATAAACCTCTAGCTGTGCGGGTACATGATGAGTGTAACGGTTCTGATGTCTTTGGTTCGGATATTTGCACCTGTCGTCCTTATTTAGTACATGGAATTGAGGTATGTGTACAAACAGCACAGTCAGGGGGTGCGGGTGTAATTGTCTACTGTCGCAAAGAAGGCCGCGCCTTGGGTGAAGTAACAAAGTTCTTAGTGTACAATGCTCGCAAGCGACAAGAAGGAGGCGATCGCGCAGATGCCTATTTTGCCCGGACAGAATGCGTTGCAGGTGTCCAAGATATGCGGTTTCAAGAACTCATGCCAGATGTATTACATTGGTTAGGTATTACTCGCATTGATCGCATGGTTTCTATGAGTAATATGAAATTTAATGCCATCACAGACGCAGGAATTGAAATTGTAGAAAGAGTACCAATTCCAGAAGATTTAATACCCCAAGATGCCAGAGTAGAAATTGAAGCCAAAAAAGCTGCGGGTTACTTCACTACCGGAGATGTTTTAGATGCAGATAGTTTGGCAGATATTAAGGGAAGAAATTTAGATTCATAG
- a CDS encoding DUF1688 family protein has translation MNKKSADVQINNDNLIRYLRSPISIRERCQELFDLSIAGKSRHFTVNLSQLEAVADYVIAVSWENYPHLQIPFHSRWQHFQAGGVFRLGKFDQKLAGLTPVEKAAIKFDLAVVSVLLDAGAGNNWRYFEQETNLSFGRSEGLAVASFQMFFQGNFSRDGSLQVDAAKLQTLTESELANGFQVSSENPLVGIKGRLSLLQKLGQVLVSAPHLFGEGKPRPGNLVNYLLAKSENGQLAASTVLDAVLTGLGEIWPGRLEIAGINLGDVWFHQDVSNGGLVPFHKLSQWLTYSLLEPLQELGLIITGLDQLTGLPEYRNGGLCLDLGLIIPKDSEILKLSHSVDSEVIIEWRALTVILLDYIAATVREKLEMSAEELPLVKVLQGGTWTAGRKIAAELRKGGVPPIQISSDGTVF, from the coding sequence GTGAACAAAAAAAGCGCAGACGTACAAATAAACAACGATAATCTAATTAGATATCTTCGTTCTCCCATATCAATCCGGGAACGTTGCCAAGAATTATTTGATTTATCAATTGCGGGTAAATCTCGACATTTTACTGTCAATTTATCACAATTAGAAGCAGTTGCAGATTATGTAATTGCAGTAAGCTGGGAAAACTACCCACACTTGCAAATTCCTTTTCACAGTCGTTGGCAACATTTTCAAGCAGGAGGAGTTTTCAGACTAGGCAAATTTGATCAAAAATTGGCAGGTTTAACACCAGTCGAAAAGGCAGCCATAAAGTTTGATTTAGCTGTTGTCAGTGTGTTATTAGATGCGGGTGCAGGTAATAATTGGCGTTATTTTGAGCAAGAAACTAATTTAAGTTTTGGACGTTCTGAAGGTTTAGCAGTTGCTAGTTTCCAGATGTTTTTTCAAGGTAATTTTTCTAGAGATGGGTCGCTACAAGTTGATGCTGCAAAATTGCAAACTTTGACAGAATCGGAATTAGCAAATGGGTTTCAGGTAAGTTCAGAAAATCCTTTAGTGGGAATCAAGGGGCGTTTAAGTTTACTGCAAAAATTAGGACAAGTTTTAGTATCTGCACCTCATTTATTTGGAGAAGGAAAACCCAGACCAGGAAATTTGGTAAATTATCTTTTAGCTAAATCTGAAAATGGTCAGTTAGCAGCTTCTACAGTTCTGGATGCAGTTCTGACAGGTTTGGGTGAGATTTGGCCAGGAAGATTAGAAATTGCCGGAATAAATTTGGGTGATGTATGGTTTCACCAAGATGTTAGCAATGGTGGTTTAGTACCTTTTCACAAACTTTCTCAATGGCTAACATACTCTTTATTAGAACCATTACAAGAATTAGGTTTGATAATTACTGGTTTAGATCAACTCACAGGTTTACCAGAATATCGTAATGGTGGTTTATGTCTTGATTTGGGATTAATTATTCCTAAAGATTCTGAGATTTTAAAATTATCTCACTCGGTAGATTCTGAAGTTATAATTGAATGGCGTGCTTTGACGGTGATTCTTTTAGATTATATTGCTGCTACTGTGCGAGAAAAGTTGGAAATGAGTGCAGAAGAATTACCTTTGGTCAAGGTATTACAAGGAGGAACTTGGACTGCGGGGAGAAAAATTGCTGCTGAACTCAGAAAAGGAGGTGTTCCTCCTATACAAATTAGCAGTGATGGTACAGTATTTTAA